A stretch of Prunus dulcis chromosome 6, ALMONDv2, whole genome shotgun sequence DNA encodes these proteins:
- the LOC117630859 gene encoding cell division cycle 5-like protein → MRIMIKGGVWKNTEDEILKAAVMKYGKNQWARISSLLVRKSAKQCKARWYEWLDPSIKKTEWTREEDEKLLHLAKLMPTQWRTIAPIVGRTPSQCLERYEKLLDAACVKDDNYEPGDDPRKLRPGEIDPNPESKPARPDPVDMDEDEKEMLSEARARLANTRGKKAKRKAREKQLEEARRLASLQKRRELKAAGIDTRQRKRKRKGIDYNAEIPFEKKPPPGFYDVADEDRPVEQPQFPTTIEELEGKRRIDVEAQLRKQDIAKNKIAQRQDAPSAILQANKLNDPETVRKRSKLMLPAPQISDHELEEIAKMGYASDLAGSEELTEGSGATRALLANYSQTPRLGMTPQRTPQRTPSGKGDAIMMEAENLARLRESQTPLLGGDNPELHPSDFSGVTPRKKEIQTPNLMLTPSATPGGAGLTPRIGMTPTRDSFGMTPKGTPIRDELRINEEIDIHDSAKLEQRRNLQFGLGNLPQPKNEYQIVMQPVPEDNEEPEEKIEEDMSDRLARERAEEEARQQALLRKRSKVLQRELPRPPAASLEFIRNSLTRADGDKSSFVLPTSVEQADEMVKKELLSVLEHDNAKYPLTEKVDKRKKKGAKRSAGGPSASVPVIEDFEEDEMTEAGSMIKEEAQYLRVAMGHEEESLDEFVEAHKTCLNDLMYLPTRGAYGLSSVAANMEKLAALQNEFENVKKKMEDDIQKAASIESKVKVRTYGYEMRAKDGLWPKIEETFKQMDTAAKELECFKALQKQEKLAASHRINNIWEEVQKQKELERNLQKRYGDLVVEVERVQHRMDEYRAQAEKQEEIAAMNCDQELAEATENVTVLQTTENPDPTTASDELGSTVPGGASNGEATNLQMDGDKDIDAVKDRETVSRDVNLPANMPSAVEGENDPNSQLTSSGGIHSSGVAAQDSVSKGDNVSNNLVATENKMVNDPDDGVISDNMTSSAVAEDQKVEMQQNLTELEGSVQAAGDGGLANGSTTIVSIEGEVENSAENAAPNLNVFNGEETV, encoded by the exons ATGAGGATTATGATCAAAGGAGGTGTGTGGAAGAACACCGAGGATGAGATCCTCAAGGCGGCGGTCATGAAATACGGGAAGAACCAGTGGGCTCGAATATCGTCGCTCTTGGTTCGCAAATCGGCTAAGCAGTGTAAGGCTCGCTGGTACGAATGGCTCGACCCCTCCATCAAAAAG ACTGAGTGGACTAGAGAAGAGGATGAGAAGCTTCTTCATCTTGCTAAGCTCATGCCTACACAATGGAGAACCATTGCCCCAATTGTTGGTCGTACACCATCCCAATGTCTGGAGCGGTATGAGAAACTGCTTGATGCAGCCTGCGTTAAGGACGACAACTATGAACCAGGTGATGATCCACGGAAATTGCGCCCTGGAGAGATTGACCCCAATCCTGAGTCAAAGCCTGCTCGCCCAGATCCTGTTGATATGGATGAGGATGAGAAGGAGATGCTTTCCGAGGCACGAGCTCGGTTAGCAAACACTAGGGGCAAGAAGGCCAAAAGGAAAGCCAGGGAGAAACAGCTTGAAGAGGCCAGAAGGCTTGCTTCACTacagaaaagaagagaattaAAAGCTGCTGGAATTGATACTAGACAGCgaaagaggaaaaggaagggAATAGACTACAATGCCGAAATTCCCTTTGAGAAGAAGCCTCCTCCAGGCTTTTATGATGTTGCTGATGAAGATAGACCTGTGGAACAGCCTCAGTTCCCTACGACCATTGAGGAACTTGAAGGGAAAAGAAGGATTGATGTGGAAGCGCAGTTAAGAAAGCAAGATATtgcaaagaacaaaattgCTCAAAGGCAGGATGCTCCCTCAGCTATTCTACAAGCCAACAAGTTGAATGATCCAGAAACAGTTAGGAAGAGATCAAAACTGATGCTTCCTGCACCCCAAATTTCAGACCATGAgctggaggaaattgcaaagATGGGTTATGCGAGTGATCTTGCAGGGAGTGAAGAACTCACAGAAGGGAGTGGTGCAACTCGAGCTCTTCTTGCAAACTATTCCCAGACACCAAGGTTGGGAATGACACCTCAAAGAACACCTCAAAGAACACCTTCTGGAAAGGGTGACGCAATCATGATGGAAGCAGAAAATTTGGCCAGGTTGAGAGAGTCTCAAACACCGTTATTAGGAGGAGATAATCCAGAGTTGCACCcatcagatttttctgggGTCACTCctagaaaaaaggaaattcaAACACCAAATCTGATGCTGACTCCTTCTGCAACTCCTGGAGGTGCGGGTCTTACACCTAGAATTGGCATGACTCCAACAAGGGATTCTTTTGGCATGACTCCAAAGGGGACTCCCATTAGGGATGAGCTCCGTATcaatgaagaaattgatatacATGATAGTGCAAAATTGGAGCAACGAAGAAACTTGCAATTTGGTTTAGGCAATTTACCACAGCCGAAGAATGAGTACCAGATAGTCATGCAACCAGTTCCAGAAGATAATGAAGAACCCGAggagaaaattgaagaagacATGTCTGATAGGCTAGCTAGAGAAAGAGCTGAGGAAGAAGCACGCCAGCAGGCGTTACTTAGGAAGAGATCAAAAGTATTGCAGAGGGAGCTCCCCAGACCACCAGCTGCCTCATTGGAATTTATTAGAAATTCCTTGACAAGAGCAGATGGAGACAAGAGTTCCTTTGTTCTTCCTACTTCAGTTGAGCAGGCTGATGAAATGGTTAAAAAGGAACTTCTTAGTGTACTGGAGCATGATAATGCCAAGTATCCACTTACTGAGAAAGTAGACAAACGGAAAAAGAAAGGTGCCAAGCGCAGTGCTGGTGGACCTAGTGCTTCTGTCCCTGTGATAGAAgattttgaagaagatgaaatgaCAGAG GCTGGTTCAAtgataaaggaagaggctcAGTATCTTCGTGTTGCAATGGGCCATGAAGAAGAATCCCTTGATGAATTTGTTGAAGCACACAAAACTTGCCTAAACGATCTCATGTACTTGCCTACTCGTGGTGCTTATGGTCTATCAAGCGTTGCTGCAAATATGGAGAAACTTGCGGCATTGCAGAATGAATTTGAGaatgtgaagaagaagatggaagatgATATCCAGAAGGCAGCAAGCATTGAGAGCAAAGTTAAAGTTCGGACATATGGTTATGAG ATGCGAGCTAAAGATGGTCTTTGGCCAAAAATTGAGGAGACTTTTAAGCAGATGGACACGGCTGCAAAAGAACTTGAGTGCTTCAAAGCTTTACAGAAGCAAGAAAAATTAGCGGCATCACACCGGATAAATAATATCTGGGAGGAAGTTCAGAAACAAAAGGAGCTTGAGCGAAATTTACAAAAGCGGTATGGAGATCTTGTAGTGGAGGTGGAAAGGGTACAGCACCGTATGGATGAATACAGAGCACAAgcagaaaaacaagaagaaattgcAGCCATGAATTGTGATCAAGAGTTGGCTGAGGCCACAGAAAATGTGACTGTTCTGCAGACAACTGAGAATCCTGATCCTACAACTGCTTCAGATGAGCTTGGGAGCACTGTTCCTGGTGGTGCATCTAATGGTGAAGCTACAAATCTGCAAATGGATGGTGATAAGGACATTGATGCTGTAAAAGATCGCGAGACAGTGTCCAGGGATGTTAACTTACCTGCTAACATGCCTTCTGCTGTGGAAGGAGAGAATGATCCAAATTCTCAGCTCACTAGCTCAGGTGGAATACACTCCAGTGGGGTTGCAGCTCAAGACTCTGTTAGCAAAGGAGATAATGTTTCTAACAATCTGGTTGCAACTGAAAACAAAATGGTAAATGATCCTGATGATGGGGTAATTAGTGACAATATGACAAGTAGTGCTGTAGCCGAGGATCAAAAAGTTGAGATGCAACAGAACTTGACTGAACTTGAAGGCAGTGTTCAAGCAGCAGGGGATGGTGGTTTGGCTAATGGGAGTACCACCATTGTTTCTATTGAAGGAGAGGTGGAGAATTCAGCTGAAAACGCAGCACCAAATCTAAACGTGTTCAATGGTGAGGAGACAGTGTAG
- the LOC117631356 gene encoding uncharacterized protein LOC117631356, which produces MALAISHAFHCPKLQLSQRNFRPKVPELRFQPSFFRTIPQNTRIICAAASAAGSSNPDSDLNPYEVLGVSPIEGFDMIKAAYTKKHKEAVRSGDEATAARLEKAYDKVMMAQLSNRKKGVTFGSFKVSKDIKYADKQPIVPWGPRFTKSTVQDMRINLAISAVFIAWLLIKRNAEYKPLQFLTFAFVYRIFEKLKSFEPPVSPTYTEDGEEAGRGLQTGKRLLRSLALVFGCIAVASLGYTGLLNLIEFTGSFIPAALYNNQELIITTATAGMLYILASYYR; this is translated from the exons ATGGCTTTGGCAATTTCTCATGCTTTTCACTGCCCCAAATTGCAGTTGTCCCAGAGGAATTTCCGCCCTAAAGTCCCAGAGTTAAGGTTCCAGCCTTCTTTCTTCAg AACAATTCCACAGAATACAAGGATAATTTGTGCGGCTGCGTCTGCAGCTGGAAGTTCTAATCCAGACAGTGACTTAAACCCATATGAG GTTCTCGGTGTGAGCCCCATTGAGGGGTTTGACATGATCAAGGCAGCATatacaaaaaaacacaaggaGGCTGTAAGGAGCGGTGATGAAGCAACTGCTGCCAGA CTGGAGAAAGCATATGACAAAGTCATGATGGCACAGCTAAGTAATAGGAAGAAAGGTGTGACGTTTGGTTCCTTCAAG GTCTCAAAGGACATAAAATATGCTGATAAGCAACCAATTGTACCATGGGGGCCTAG GTTCACCAAGTCTACTGTACAAGATATGCGCATCAACCTGGCAATATCTGCTGTATTT ATTGCTTGGCTTCTTATCAAGCGGAATGCTGAATATAAACCCCTGCAGTTTTTAACTTTTGCATTTGTTTATCGGATCTTTGAGAAGTTGAAATCCTTTGAACCACCTGTATCTCCAACATATACA GAAGATGGTGAGGAGGCAGGGAGGGGACTGCAAACGGGAAAACGGCTGCTTCGTTCTCTTGCCCTAGTGTTTGGCTGTATTGCTGTTGCTTCTCTG GGATACACCGGTCTTCTGAATTTGATTGAGTTTACGGGTAGCTTTATTCCTGCTGCTCTTTACAATAACCAG GAATTGATAATCACCACAGCAACTGCAGGCATGCTCTACATTCTGGCATCATATTATAGGTGA